One Budorcas taxicolor isolate Tak-1 chromosome 13, Takin1.1, whole genome shotgun sequence DNA window includes the following coding sequences:
- the LOC128058805 gene encoding LOW QUALITY PROTEIN: coiled-coil domain-containing protein 24-like (The sequence of the model RefSeq protein was modified relative to this genomic sequence to represent the inferred CDS: substituted 2 bases at 2 genomic stop codons), with the protein MPGDSQSLWELVEEHVPLPKRPEVKRILGETTVDLSLELRAEAGRRKVGPTADLSPCRXXSIQASGSRPTSDLSSLLAPPPLLRDLVCQELRQLLQGLRRKAICEGRDQTQAWVQYSPRVLRFALEEPRCDLPEQEIFQMRAGEPSSCHWDLSIIKDQLNVSHTDQAAGHLRARLEEECHALEREIPILQHCLEDEYSGAPQPSEANLEPTLAELKGQKAAMQQQLQAPLRPSYFSPRQRPQLLESSSRGTRLLPCLHGAAGVWARLLQCCLPAPPLERHPKPATGDGRVSASSGKGQFIL; encoded by the exons ATGCCTGGGGACTCCCAGTCGCTGTGGGAGCTGGTGGAAGAGCATGTTCCGCTCCCGAAGCGGCCCGAAGTGAAGAGGATTCTAGGGGAGACGACAGTGGATCTGAGCCTGGAGCTACGGGCAGAGGCGGGGCGTAGGAAGGTGGGCCCCACGGCAGACCT CTCTCCTTGCAGGTAGTGATCTATCCAAGCCTCTGGATCGCGCCCCACCTCTGACCTCTCCTCCCTTCTGGCACCACCGCCCCTCTTAAGAGATCTTGTGTGCCAGGAACTGCGGCAGCTGCTCCAAGGTCTCCGCCGGAAGGCCATCTGTGAGGGCAG GGACCAGACTCAAGCTTGGGTCCAGTATAGCCCCAGGGTCCTGCGCTTTGCCTTGGAGGAGCCCAGGTGTGATTTGCCAGAACAGGAGATATTCCAGATGAGAGCTGGTGAACCCAG CAGCTGTCACTGGGACCTCAGCATCATCAAGGACCAGCTGAACGTGTCCCACACTGACCAGGCTGCTGGACACCTGCG GGCCCGCCTAGAGGAAGAGTGCCATGCTCTAGAGAGGGAGATTCCCATCCTGCAG CACTGCCTGGAAGATGAGTATTCAGGGGCCCCTCAGCCCTCTGAGGCAAACCTAGAGCCCACCCTGGCAG AGCTAAAGGGACAGAAGGCAGCCATGCAACAGCAGCTTCAGGCACCCCTGAGGCCTTCCTATTTCTCCCCCAGGCAGAG GCCACAGCTCTTGGAGTCCTCCAGCCGGGGCACCcgactcctgccttgcctccATGGGGCTGCTGGAGTTTGGGCCAGGCTTCTCCAGTGCTGCCTGCCTGCTCCCCCTCTGGAGCGCCACCCCAAACCTGCCACTGGGGATGGAAGAGTCAGTGCCTCCTCAGGAAAAGGCCAGTTTATACTCTGA